Proteins encoded in a region of the Massilia sp. UMI-21 genome:
- a CDS encoding indolepyruvate ferredoxin oxidoreductase family protein: MNAPTERANLALPQHDITLDDKWTLDRGRAFMTGTQALVRLPMLQRERDLKAGLNTAGYITGYRGSPVTAVDQTAMKAKKHLDAHHVKFHPGMNEDLAATAVWGTQQTNLYKDAKYDGVFAMWYGKGPGVDRCGDVFKHGNNAGSSQHGGVLVLAGDDHAAKSSSTAHQSDHILTHCGIPVLYPSSVQEYLDFGLHAWAMSRYTGLWVSMKCVTDIIESGAVVDLDPDRVQITLPTDFELPPGGLNIRWPDAVLEQEVRMSNFKWYAALAYARANKLNRIIWDSRKPKIGIITAGKSYVDTRQALADLGIDEQAAADIGLRLYKVGMTWPLESEGVHEFARGLDEILVVEEKRQVMEYALKEALYNLPDGERPRVVGKFDDTGEWSNKDRMGHGDWLLPATYELNPAQIARAIASRISHYCAGHPVEQRVKERIAYLENKELVLKSIPAKANPETDRIPYFCSGCPHNSSTKVPEGSRAMAGIGCHYMVLWMDRETSTFTHMGAEGTTWIGQSPFTDEKHVFVNLGDGTYFHSGILAIRAAVAAKVNITYKILYNDAVAMTGGQNVDGPLDPGMITRQIAAEGVRPIIVVTDEPEKYPDDYAWAEGVTVRHRSELMDVQKELREMPGVSAVIYDQTCASEKRRRRKKGEFPDPAKRAVINEAVCEGCGDCSVQSNCLSVEPLETELGRKRQINQSSCNKDFSCVSGFCPSFVTVEGGGLKKPKKAASADATPPSLPMPSIPSVAEPFGILIAGVGGTGVVTVGQILAVAAHVEGKGAVVLDQSGLAQKGGPVMSHVRLAEHQADLHSTRVGTGSADLVIGCDQIVAASRDALSRMGEGRTWAAVNSTGATTAAFVKNPDWQFPAEGSKGAILQACGADNVDFVDAGKIATALMGDAIATNMFMLGYAFQKGRVPLAEASLLKAIELNGVSVPFNKAAFHWGRSAAHDLAAVKKLTTPAQVIEFKRSQTLDEVIARRVELLTAYQNAAYAAQYKAFVDQVRAHEAKLDGGKRGTRLTEAVARYFYKLMAYKDEYEVARLHTDPTFKAKIANMFEGDIKLKFHLAPPLLAKHDKEGRALKKEYGAWMMGAFGVLAKLKGLRGTPFDPFGYTAERRTERGLIQEYRQTVETLLPKLTPENLAQAVAIASIPENIRGYGHVKERHLKAARQKEATLLAAFHHPAGDSARVA, translated from the coding sequence TTGGACGACAAGTGGACTCTGGACCGCGGCCGCGCGTTCATGACCGGCACCCAAGCCCTGGTGCGCCTGCCGATGCTCCAACGCGAGCGCGACCTCAAGGCCGGCCTGAACACCGCCGGCTACATCACCGGCTACCGCGGCTCGCCGGTCACCGCCGTCGACCAGACCGCGATGAAGGCGAAGAAGCACCTCGACGCCCACCACGTCAAGTTTCACCCGGGCATGAACGAAGACCTGGCGGCAACCGCCGTCTGGGGTACCCAGCAGACGAATCTCTATAAGGACGCCAAGTACGACGGCGTGTTTGCCATGTGGTACGGCAAGGGTCCGGGCGTGGACCGCTGCGGCGACGTCTTCAAGCACGGCAACAATGCCGGCTCTTCGCAGCACGGCGGGGTGCTGGTGCTGGCCGGCGACGACCATGCGGCCAAGTCCTCGTCGACGGCGCACCAGTCCGACCACATCCTGACCCACTGCGGCATCCCGGTCCTGTACCCGTCCTCGGTACAGGAATACCTGGATTTCGGCCTGCACGCCTGGGCCATGAGCCGCTACACCGGCCTGTGGGTGTCGATGAAGTGCGTCACCGACATCATCGAGTCGGGCGCCGTGGTCGATCTCGACCCGGACCGCGTCCAGATCACGCTGCCGACCGACTTCGAGCTGCCCCCTGGCGGCCTGAACATCCGCTGGCCGGACGCCGTGCTGGAGCAGGAAGTCCGCATGAGCAACTTCAAGTGGTACGCCGCGCTGGCCTATGCGCGCGCCAACAAGCTCAACCGCATCATCTGGGACAGCCGGAAGCCGAAGATCGGCATCATCACTGCGGGCAAGAGCTATGTCGATACCCGCCAGGCCCTGGCCGACCTCGGCATCGACGAGCAAGCCGCAGCCGACATCGGCCTGCGCCTGTACAAGGTCGGCATGACCTGGCCGCTCGAATCCGAAGGCGTGCACGAGTTCGCGCGTGGCCTGGACGAGATCCTGGTGGTCGAAGAAAAGCGCCAGGTGATGGAATACGCGCTCAAGGAAGCCCTGTACAACCTGCCGGACGGCGAGCGCCCGCGCGTGGTCGGCAAGTTCGACGACACCGGCGAATGGAGCAACAAGGACCGCATGGGCCACGGCGACTGGCTGCTGCCGGCCACCTACGAGCTGAACCCGGCGCAGATTGCGCGCGCCATCGCTTCGCGCATCTCGCACTACTGCGCCGGCCACCCGGTCGAGCAGCGCGTGAAAGAGCGCATCGCCTACCTGGAGAACAAGGAGCTGGTGCTGAAGAGCATCCCGGCCAAGGCGAATCCGGAAACCGACCGCATTCCCTATTTCTGCTCGGGCTGCCCGCACAACAGCTCGACCAAGGTGCCGGAGGGCTCGCGCGCCATGGCCGGCATCGGCTGCCACTACATGGTGCTGTGGATGGACCGCGAAACCTCCACCTTCACCCACATGGGCGCCGAGGGCACGACCTGGATCGGCCAGTCGCCGTTCACCGACGAGAAGCACGTGTTCGTGAACCTGGGCGACGGCACCTATTTCCACTCGGGCATCCTGGCGATCCGCGCGGCCGTGGCCGCGAAGGTCAACATCACGTACAAAATCCTGTACAACGACGCGGTCGCGATGACCGGCGGCCAGAACGTCGACGGTCCGCTCGATCCGGGCATGATCACGCGCCAGATCGCCGCCGAAGGCGTGCGTCCGATCATCGTCGTCACCGACGAGCCCGAAAAATACCCGGACGACTACGCCTGGGCCGAGGGCGTCACCGTGCGCCACCGTTCCGAGCTGATGGACGTGCAGAAGGAACTGCGCGAGATGCCGGGCGTGTCGGCCGTGATCTACGACCAGACCTGCGCCTCCGAAAAGCGCCGCCGCCGCAAGAAAGGCGAGTTCCCCGACCCGGCCAAGCGCGCCGTCATCAACGAAGCCGTGTGCGAAGGCTGCGGCGACTGCTCGGTGCAGTCGAACTGCCTGTCGGTCGAGCCGCTGGAAACCGAACTGGGCCGCAAACGCCAGATCAACCAGTCTTCGTGCAACAAGGACTTTTCTTGCGTCTCCGGCTTCTGCCCGAGTTTCGTCACCGTCGAAGGCGGCGGCCTGAAGAAGCCCAAGAAAGCCGCGAGCGCCGACGCCACGCCTCCCAGCCTGCCGATGCCGAGCATCCCGTCGGTGGCCGAGCCCTTCGGCATCCTGATCGCCGGCGTCGGCGGCACAGGTGTCGTCACCGTCGGCCAGATCCTGGCGGTGGCGGCCCACGTCGAAGGCAAGGGCGCCGTCGTGCTCGACCAGTCGGGCCTGGCCCAGAAGGGCGGTCCGGTGATGTCGCACGTGCGCCTGGCCGAGCACCAGGCCGACCTGCACTCGACCCGCGTCGGCACCGGTAGCGCCGACCTGGTGATCGGTTGCGACCAGATCGTCGCTGCCTCCCGCGATGCCCTGAGCCGCATGGGCGAGGGCCGCACCTGGGCCGCCGTCAATTCGACCGGCGCCACGACCGCGGCTTTCGTCAAGAATCCGGACTGGCAGTTCCCGGCCGAGGGGTCGAAGGGCGCCATCCTGCAGGCCTGCGGCGCCGACAATGTCGACTTCGTCGACGCCGGCAAGATCGCCACCGCCCTGATGGGCGACGCGATCGCGACCAATATGTTCATGCTGGGCTATGCCTTCCAGAAGGGGCGCGTGCCGCTGGCCGAGGCCTCGCTGCTCAAGGCGATCGAACTGAATGGCGTCTCGGTGCCGTTCAACAAGGCCGCCTTCCACTGGGGCCGTAGCGCCGCCCACGACCTGGCCGCGGTGAAGAAGTTGACGACGCCGGCCCAGGTGATCGAGTTCAAGCGCAGCCAGACCCTGGACGAAGTCATCGCCCGCCGTGTCGAACTGCTGACCGCTTACCAGAACGCCGCCTATGCCGCGCAGTACAAGGCCTTCGTGGACCAGGTGCGCGCCCACGAGGCGAAACTCGACGGTGGCAAGCGTGGCACCCGCCTGACCGAAGCCGTGGCGCGCTACTTCTACAAGCTGATGGCCTACAAGGACGAGTATGAAGTCGCGCGACTGCATACCGACCCGACGTTCAAAGCCAAGATCGCGAACATGTTTGAGGGCGACATCAAGCTCAAGTTCCACCTGGCGCCGCCGCTGCTGGCCAAGCACGACAAGGAAGGCCGCGCGCTGAAGAAGGAATACGGCGCGTGGATGATGGGCGCGTTCGGCGTGCTGGCCAAGCTGAAAGGCCTGCGCGGCACCCCGTTCGACCCGTTCGGCTACACCGCCGAGCGGCGCACCGAACGTGGGCTGATCCAGGAATACCGCCAGACCGTCGAGACGCTGCTGCCGAAGCTGACGCCCGAGAACCTGGCCCAAGCGGTGGCGATCGCCAGCATCCCGGAAAACATCCGCGGCTATGGCCACGTGAAG